The following proteins are encoded in a genomic region of Gammaproteobacteria bacterium:
- a CDS encoding glyoxalase has protein sequence MAPRFDAIGMVVKDMAATLTFYRLLGLDIPEEAGSEGHVEAALPGGTRLMFDTEDMVRSFDSNWTPPARPGPIAFAFLCDDPTEVDATFRRLVDAGYESALAPWDAFWGQRYATVHDPDGNAIHLFAGLGDS, from the coding sequence ATGGCCCCACGTTTCGACGCAATCGGCATGGTTGTAAAGGACATGGCGGCCACACTCACCTTCTATCGGCTGCTCGGTCTGGATATCCCGGAAGAGGCCGGTAGCGAAGGACACGTCGAAGCTGCGTTGCCAGGCGGTACGCGTTTGATGTTCGACACCGAGGACATGGTCCGGAGTTTCGACAGCAACTGGACTCCGCCGGCGAGACCGGGTCCCATCGCTTTTGCGTTCCTCTGTGACGATCCCACCGAGGTGGACGCAACGTTCCGCCGCCTCGTCGATGCAGGCTACGAATCGGCCCTCGCTCCGTGGGATGCCTTCTGGGGTCAACGCTACGCCACCGTTCACGATCCGGACGGAAACGCGATCCACCTCTTCGCCGGCCTTGGTGATAGCTGA
- a CDS encoding helix-turn-helix domain-containing protein has product MEDVYLINDLETLRTIGEPTRMAILELLYQPRSVTDIAKHLGVPRTRLYHHFNLLEDKGIIRVAETRKVGPMTERIYEASAKQYRPGPGLLTSGTLQDRAQAVVSTVFDTTRADLYRSIVDGIASLDRRDDQRRLSLGRRLGRISKAQFEEFVTRLEDLSQEFEDEGEDGEPFAFTWALYPTARDVP; this is encoded by the coding sequence ATGGAAGACGTCTACCTCATCAACGACCTCGAGACGCTGCGCACCATCGGAGAACCGACACGTATGGCCATCCTCGAGTTGCTGTACCAACCCCGGTCGGTCACCGATATCGCCAAACACCTCGGGGTTCCCCGAACCCGCCTCTACCACCACTTCAACCTGCTCGAAGACAAGGGGATCATCCGGGTGGCCGAAACCCGCAAGGTCGGCCCGATGACGGAACGCATCTACGAGGCCAGCGCGAAGCAATATCGCCCCGGGCCGGGCCTCCTCACGTCGGGAACACTCCAAGATCGAGCCCAAGCGGTGGTCTCCACAGTCTTCGACACAACCCGGGCGGACCTGTACCGCTCGATCGTCGACGGCATCGCTTCGCTCGACCGACGCGATGATCAGCGCCGCCTGAGTCTCGGGCGCAGACTCGGCAGGATCTCCAAGGCACAGTTCGAGGAGTTCGTCACCCGCCTCGAAGATCTCTCTCAGGAGTTCGAGGATGAAGGCGAAGACGGCGAGCCCTTCGCCTTCACGTGGGCGCTCTATCCGACTGCAAGAGATGTGCCGTGA